One Alnus glutinosa chromosome 3, dhAlnGlut1.1, whole genome shotgun sequence genomic region harbors:
- the LOC133864163 gene encoding probable disease resistance protein At5g66900 has product MAAGLIGGAALGEAFSLLSGTVQVAVKEARMFKSILKRLKSTLDSVKPLVEEIGCLNRQVGRREEDVKRLIEEMNKGKELVLKCSKISWWNCRKKSQYLSKLHELKEDIDRFFQVETLAGVNAIRQNSLGVSYGGLSSLSCAVPRPPGFIVGLDVHMKELKMQLLKEKVSLLVLTAPGGCGKTTLVKMLCQDEEIKGKFENIFFVLVSKTPNLKVIVEKLFRHKGNDQVPEFQTDEDAINQLEQLLNQIEGSILLILDDVWSGSESLLEKFEFNMPNYKILATSRTAFPRFSFTYKLQPLNDEDAMTLFRHSAALQDGSSLIRDKDIKKILKVCGGFPLALKVIGRSLCGQSTEVLKSWVKKWSSGHSILDSNRDLLGCLKKSLDFVDDEVIKKCFLDLGLFPEDQRIPVAALIDMWAELYELDQEGIDAIAKLHEITSRNLASLVVARKDTSDVGNYYSEDFVLQHDLLRELAIHQSSQEPIEQRKRLIMDISGNNLPKWTEQKQQPLGARLLSISTDETFSSSWCNIEPSEVEVLVLNFQTKNYKVPEFVEKMDKLKVLIVTNYGFFHAELGNFQLLEYVPHLKKIRLEKVSIPSLCKAPIRLRSLKKLSLFMCNIGEAFRSCTILVSDALPNLMEINMDYCNDLVELPAGLCNIVSLKKLSITNCHKLSAMPEEIGNVVNLEVLWLKSCTDLQELPESIRSLHKLSILDISDCLSIRKLPKYIGELRDLKELHMEGCLRLRNHLPPSTLDLEQLELVTCDEERAKLWEPIKDSLTNLKVEVAEKDINLNWLPVHDF; this is encoded by the exons ATGGCAGCAGGATTGATTGGAGGGGCTGCTCTGGGAGAGGCATTTTCACTGTTGTCTGGAACAGTTCAGGTCGCGGTAAAGGAAGCCCGTATGTTCAAATCCATTCTCAAACGCCTCAAATCCACGCTAGATTCTGTCAAGCCATTGGTTGAAGAGATAGGATGTTTAAACAGACAAGTGGGTCGCCGAGAAGAGGACGTAAAGAGGTTGATCGAAGAAATGAATAAGGGAAAGGAGCTCGTTTTGAAGTGCTCGAAAATCAGTTGGTGGAACTGCCGCAAGAAATCCCAGTACTTGAGCAAACTCCACGAGTTGAAAGAGGACATTGACAGGTTCTTTCAGGTTGAGACTTTGGCGGGGGTGAATGCTATCCGTCAGAATAGTTTGGGCGTGAGTTATGGTGGGTTGTCATCACTGTCATGCGCGGTTCCCCGACCCCCTGGTTTTATTGTTGGATTGGATGTGCATATGAAGGAGTTGAAGATGCAGCTGCTGAAGGAGAAGGTGTCGTTGCTTGTCTTGACTGCTCCTGGAGGATGCGGGAAGACCACATTGGTGAAAATGCTCTGTCAGGATGAGGAAATTAAAG GCAAGTTCGAGAATATTTTCTTCGTCCTCGTCTCAAAAACGCCAAACCTGAAGGTCATTGTAGAGAAACTATTCCGTCATAAGGGTAATGATCAGGTGCCTGAGTTTCAGACTGATGAAGATGCAATCAACCAGCTGGAGCAACTGCTGAATCAAATTGAAGGCTCTATATTGTTGATCCTGGATGATGTCTGGTCTGGATCAGAATCCCTTCTTGAGAAGTTTGAGTTTAATATGCCAAACTACAAGATTCTTGCGACTTCAAGAACTGCATTTCCAAGATTTAGCTTTACGTATAAGTTACAACCATTAAATGATGAAGATGCAATGACTCTTTTTCGTCACTCAGCAGCCCTGCAGGATGGAAGCTCTTTGATTCGAGATAAAGATATCAAAAAG ATACTGAAGGTCTGTGGGGGGTTCCCTCTGGCCCTTAAAGTGATTGGAAGATCACTCTGTGGGCAGTCTACAGAGGTCTTGAAAAGTTGGGTGAAGAAATGGTCTAGTGGCCATTCTATCCTTGATTCTAACAGAGATCTGCTTGGTTGTCTCAAGAAAAGCCTAGATTTCGTGGATGATGAGGTCATCAAGAAGTGTTTCCTAGACCTAGGTTTGTTTCCGGAAGACCAAAGGATCCCTGTTGCTGCCCTCATTGATATGTGGGCAGAATTATACGAACTAGATCAAGAAGGCATTGATGCCATTGCCAAACTACATGAAATCACTAGCCGGAATCTTGCTAGTCTTGTGGTCGCAAG GAAAGATACGAGTGATGTTGGTAACTACTACAGTGAAGACTTCGTCTTGCAACATGATCTTCTTAGAGAGCTAGCTATCCATCAGAGCAGCCAGGAGCCAATAGAACAAAGGAAAAGACTGATCATGGACATAAGTGGAAACAATCTTCCCAAGTGGACAGAACAGAAGCAGCAACCTCTCGGCGCACGCCTCTTGTCTATTTCAACTG ATGAGACGTTCTCATCAAGTTGGTGCAATATCGAACCATCCGAAGTTGAGGTTCTAGTTCTGAATTTTCAAACAAAGAATTACAAGGTACCAGAGTTTGTGGAGAAAATGGATAAATTAAAGGTTCTGATTGTCACGAATTATGGTTTCTTTCATGCTGAGTTAGGTAACTTTCAACTACTTGAGTATGTACCCCATCTAAAGAAAATCAGATTAGAGAAGGTTTCAATTCCTTCCCTTTGCAAGGCCCCAATACGATTGAGGAGTTTGAAGAAGCTATCCTTGTTTATGTGCAATATTGGTGAGGCTTTTAGGAGCTGTACTATTCTGGTTTCAGATGCATTGCCAAATCTAATGGAGATAAACATGGACTATTGCAATGATCTTGTTGAATTGCCTGCTGGGCTGTGTAATATTGTCTCCCTTAAGAAACTTAGCATCACCAATTGTCATAAGCTGTCTGCCATGCCTGAAGAGATAGGAAATGTGGTAAATTTGGAAGTGCTATGGCTTAAGTCATGTACTGATCTGCAGGAGTTGCCAGAGTCAATCAGAAGCCTTCATAAGTTAAGCATTCTTGACATATCTGACTGCCTAAGCATTAGGAAATTGCCAAAATACATTGGTGAATTGCGTGATTTGAAAGAGCTCCACATGGAAGGGTGCTTGAGATTGCGAAATCATTTGCCACCATCTACTTTGGATCTTGAGCAGTTGGAGCTTGTGACATGTGATGAAGAGAGGGCCAAGTTATGGGAGCCTATTAAGGACTCCCTCACTAATCTAAAGGTAGAGGTGGCTGAAAAAGATATCAACTTGAATTGGCTTCCCGTACATGATTTCTGA
- the LOC133862287 gene encoding probable disease resistance protein At5g66900, with translation MAGGLIGEAALGAVLGEAFSQLFETVKDVVNKARMFESILANLQSTLASLVPLVEEITRLNREVGHPEEEIKSLIEQMKKGKKLVLKCSKISWWNYCMKSQHATKLCELDKDIGRFFQIDLQAWNARNVLETLAGVNAIRKNMNLAVKNGGVSCAVPRPPDFIVGLDVHMKKLKMQLLKEEVSVLVLTAPGGCGKTTLVKMLCQDEEIKGIFKENIFFVPVSKTPNLKVIVEKLFRHKGYQVPEFQTDEDAINQLEQLLNQIEGSILLILDDVWSGSESLLDKFEFNIPNYKILVTSRTAFPRFSFTYKLQPLKDEDAMTLFRHSAALQDGSSLIRDKDIEKILKVCGGFPLALRVIGRSLRGQSAEVLKSWVKKWCSGRSILDSDRDLLVCLQKSLDFLDNEVIKKCFLDLGLFPEDQRIPVAVLIDMWAELYELDEEGIDAIANLHEITSRNLASLVVSRKDASDIGNYYSEDFVIQHDLLRELAIHQSNQEPIEQRKRLIMNISGNNLPKWTEQKQQPLGARLLSISTDETFSSSWCNIETSEVEVVVLNFQTKNYKLPEFVEKMDKLKVLIATNYGFFHAELGNFQLLEYVPHLKKIRLEKVSIPSLCKAPIRLRGLKKLSLFMCNIGEAFRSCTIQVSDALPNLMEINMDYCNDLVELPAGLCNIVSLKKLSITNCHKLSAMPEEIGNVVNLEVLRLKSCTDLQELPESIRSLHKLSILDISDCLSIRKLPKYIGELRDLKELHMEGCLRLRNHLPPSTLDLEQLELVTCDEERAKLWEPIKDSLTNLKVEVAEKDINLNWLPVHDF, from the exons CTCCAATCCACGCTAGCTTCTTTGGTGCCATTGGTTGAAGAGATAACACGTTTGAACAGAGAAGTGGGCCACCCAGAAGAGGAAATAAAGAGCTTGATCGAGCAAATGAAGAAGGGAAAGAAGCTCGTTTTGAAGTGCTCGAAAATCAGTTGGTGGAACTACTGCATGAAATCCCAGCACGCGACCAAACTCTGCGAGTTGGACAAGGACATTGGCAGGTTCTTTCAGATTGATTTGCAAGCATGGAATGCGAGGAATGTGTTGGAGACTTTGGCGGGGGTGAATGCTATCCGTAAGAATATGAATTTGGCCGTGAAAAATGGTGGGGTGTCATGCGCGGTTCCTCGACCCCCTGATTTTATTGTTGGATTGGATGTGCATATGAAGAAGTTGAAGATGCAGCTGCTGAAGGAGGAGGTGTCGGTGCTTGTCTTGACTGCTCCTGGAGGATGCGGGAAGACCACATTGGTGAAAATGCTCTGTCAGGATGAGGAAATTAAAG GCATATTCAAGGAGAATATTTTCTTCGTCCCCGTCTCAAAAACGCCAAACCTGAAGGTCATTGTAGAGAAACTATTTCGTCATAAGGGTTATCAGGTGCCTGAGTTTCAGACTGATGAAGATGCAATCAACCAGCTGGAGCAACTGCTAAATCAAATTGAAGGCTCTATATTGCTGATCCTGGATGATGTCTGGTCTGGATCAGAATCCCTTCTTGATAAGTTTGAGTTTAATATTCCAAATTACAAGATTCTTGTGACTTCAAGAACTGCATTTCCAAGATTTAGCTTTACATATAAGTTACAaccattaaaagatgaagatgcAATGACTCTGTTTCGTCACTCAGCAGCCCTGCAGGATGGAAGCTCTTTGATTCGAGATAAAGATATCGAAAAG ATACTGAAGGTCTGCGGGGGGTTCCCTCTGGCCCTTAGAGTGATTGGAAGATCACTCCGTGGGCAGTCTGCAGAGGTCTTGAAAAGTTGGGTGAAGAAATGGTGTAGTGGTCGTTCTATCCTTGATTCTGACCGCGATCTGCTTGTTTGTCTCCAGAAGAGCCTAGATTTCTTGGATAATGAGGTCATCAAGAAGTGTTTCCTGGACCTAGGTTTGTTTCCGGAAGACCAAAGGATCCCTGTTGCTGTCCTCATTGATATGTGGGCAGAATTATACGAACTAGATGAGGAAGGCATTGATGCCATTGCCAACCTACATGAAATCACTAGCCGGAATCTTGCTAGTCTTGTGGTCTCAAG GAAAGATGCAAGTGATATTGGTAACTACTACAGTGAAGACTTTGTCATACAACATGATCTTCTCAGAGAGCTAGCTATCCATCAGAGCAACCAGGAGCCAATAGAACAAAGGAAAAGACTAATTATGAACATAAGTGGAAACAATCTTCCCAAGTGGACAGAACAGAAGCAGCAACCTCTCGGCGCACGCCTCTTGTCTATCTCAACTG ATGAAACGTTCTCATCAAGTTGGTGCAATATCGAAACATCCGAAGTTGAGGTTGTAGTTCTGAATTTTCAAACAAAGAATTACAAGTTACCTGAGTTTGTGGAGAAAATGGATAAATTAAAAGTTCTGATTGCCACAAATTATGGTTTCTTTCATGCTGAGTTAGGTAACTTTCAACTACTTGAGTATGTACCCCATCTAAAGAAAATCAGATTAGAGAAGGTTTCAATTCCTTCCCTTTGCAAGGCCCCAATACGATTGAGGGGTTTGAAGAAGCTATCCTTGTTTATGTGCAATATTGGTGAGGCTTTTAGGAGCTGTACTATTCAGGTTTCAGATGCATTGCCAAATCTAATGGAGATAAACATGGACTATTGCAATGATCTTGTTGAATTGCCTGCTGGGCTGTGTAATATTGTCTCCCTTAAGAAACTTAGCATCACCAATTGTCATAAGCTGTCTGCCATGCCTGAAGAGATAGGAAATGTGGTGAATTTGGAAGTGCTAAGGCTTAAGTCATGTACTGATTTGCAGGAGTTGCCAGAGTCAATCAGAAGCCTTCATAAGTTAAGCATTCTTGACATATCTGACTGCCTAAGCATTAGGAAATTGCCAAAATACATTGGTGAATTGCGTGATTTGAAAGAGCTCCACATGGAAGGGTGCTTGAGATTGAGAAATCATTTGCCACCATCTACTTTGGATCTTGAGCAGTTGGAGCTTGTGACATGTGATGAAGAGAGGGCCAAGTTATGGGAGCCTATTAAGGACTCCCTGACTAATCTAAAGGTAGAGGTGGCTGAAAAAGATATCAACTTGAATTGGCTTCCCGTACATGATTTCTGA